A genomic region of Cydia amplana chromosome 5, ilCydAmpl1.1, whole genome shotgun sequence contains the following coding sequences:
- the LOC134648184 gene encoding uncharacterized protein LOC134648184, whose amino-acid sequence MDTSSFCVQSQKTAVAQISNPNNNKTSKHKCRLVLDCGSQRSYITVRAASKLQLLPDNEDRLLVFTFGETIPKEMPSPSVEIVLETKRGTKKQVRVNIVPHITEKLPIAKFDHSRVDLAADDDSIGENVNLLIGNDYYEGFRRQEKIQLKDNLYLIDTDFGWLYSGDENRKRHTPENILTVTTYCHCHSSSCPYFTEPDLPLRNIDIKFLWSLERIGINDSPKATRQEEAVKHFNDTIQYNNGRYEVTWPWIEYPPQLPVNFGMALGRLKSLVSRLDSATLQEYDDILKEQLNGNVIEIVEPHRNDTEHPVHYLAHHIVKNEGKRGRIVYDASMRSMDKKSLNECLYSGPSMLEDLTALLLKFRTKKIAIVADVEKAFLQVGLQEKDRDVTRFLWAKDITKDLTGDNLLYLRFCRVPFGIISSPFLLTATIRYHMSQTDGNLLKDIANNCYVDNLVTGANSVKEAQEIYEKTRETFGQISMNIRDWLSNNKEFLDLVPSEQQAKHENTVKILGLSWNVKRDTVKLRITDQHFDKDAPVNTKRKVLRTLARIYDPCGFICPLTLPLKVLFRSTCDQKHKWDTNLPDDLVQSMQEILNVIKTAVNLELPRCVTNVNPELETTYQLHGFSDASKAGYAAVIYLTTRSNQGTSISFLMGKSRIAKGEDTSELHIPKLELLGLLIASRLLKYVRENLSLPISKEMLWTDSLVVHGWMRSDKLLPPFVSNRVEEIRKNQMGAELYYINTKMNPADVATRPDRWSQSKELWFNGPTFLKEDETMWPTDRYYMNHMTVLSVAEGLDQSGHSSIPETDDGPGNEPRTVEANDNQQMEIEDQIDQLTNNNLSDDIPEIYSVQDTPPSLNSAASTIAEIKKLQKLHFANEIAGKVTHLTRNLGLFLDVDGVLRCQGRMVNTTWNYDMKHPILLPRDCEFTKRIIKETHESNYHVGTTHTLSLIREKYWIPQGKRQVERVISRCQRCVKHGGGPYRLPTAPDLPTERVNYSTPFTYCGVDYFGPLYVNTPTGKQKRWVALFTCLAVRAIHLEIVNNLTAEECLLALRRFAATRNTPQRLYSDNATCFKLTSEVVSKPYCIEKGIEWRFIPQLAPWHGGFYERLIGVVKHSLKRTLEKHLLGDSKLLTVLKEVEAVVNSRPLTKIGTEVIHILRPADFLSLGKCLTLTPAMNSVCTVDSSKLQVNLIESWKKGLIILEEFKKIFMAQYLTSLRERYQNSPKQPRTVSDCEPKLGDIVQIKSDLKNRELWKVGKIAELIRSADGKHRVAKVKVGDSIMTRSVGHLYPLETETDDSPQTGATEEEQTAPPLDTPIEYLDLDAAPSASDSIQPPQTNPVPENHDEVVAAEEVMNVQESMMDTETSRSEEVTSNPDSILPGTRTKRDAAIRAREKILEWTRHLLTLLQ is encoded by the exons ATGGACACCTCCAGCTTTTGTGTCCAAAGCCAAAAG ACAGCAGTGGCACAAATCAGCAACCccaacaacaacaaaacaagcaaacatAAGTGCAGACTTGTATTGGACTGTGGCTCACAGAGGAGTTACATAACTGTACGGGCTGCTTCCAAACTACAGCTATTACCGGATAATGAAGACCGACTCTTAGTGTTCACGTTTGGAGAAACAATTCCAAAGGAAATGCCGAGCCCTTCAGTGGAAATTGTGTTAGAAACCAAGCGTGGCACCAAAAAACAAGTAAGAGTAAATATCGTTCCACATATTACTGAGAAGTTACCGATAGCTAAATTTGATCACTCAAGGGTTGATCTAGCGGCCGATGACGATTCTATTGGTGAAAATGTGAACCTCTTAATAGGGAACGATTATTATGAAGGTTTCAGACGTCAAGAGAAGATACAACTTAAGGATAACCTGTATTTGATCGATACTGACTTTGGTTGGCTGTATTCTGGAGATGAAAACCGTAAACGCCATACCCCAGAAAATATTCTAACTGTGACTACTTACTGCCACTGTCATAGTTCAAGCTGCCCTTATTTTACCGAACCGGACTTACCGCTCAGGAACATTGATATTAAATTTCTATGGTCTCTTGAGCGTATTGGCATAAATGACTCTCCAAAAGCCACTAGACAAGAGGAAGCTGTAAAACATTTCAATGACACCATACAATACAACAATGGACGTTATGAAGTAACGTGGCCATGGATTGAATATCCACCTCAGCTTCCTGTAAATTTCGGCATGGCGTTAGGAAGACTAAAGAGCTTGGTCAGTAGATTGGATTCAGCAACGCTGCAAGAATATGATGATATTCTGAAGGAGCAACTAAACggaaatgtcattgaaatagttGAACCACATAGGAATGACACCGAACACCCTGTGCACTACCTTGCTCATCACATTGTAAAAAATGAAGGAAAACGCGGGAGGATTGTGTACGATGCTTCAATGAGAAGCATGGACAAGAAAAGCCTGAACGAATGTCTGTATAGTGGGCCCTCCATGCTTGAGGATCTCACAGCCCTTCTTCTGAAGTTTAGGACAAAGAAAATAGCAATCGTCGCCGATGTAGAAAAGGCATTCTTGCAGGTAGGACTTCAAGAGAAGGACCGTGATGTGACAAGATTTCTGTGGGCTAAAGACATCACAAAGGACCTAACGGGAGACAATCTGTTATATCTTCGATTTTGCCGAGTCCCGTTTGGCATAATTTCAAGTCCGTTTCTCCTGACAGCGACTATTAGATATCACATGTCACAGACAGATGGAAACTTACTGAAGGATATAGCTAACAATTGTTATGTAGACAATCTAGTAACTGGAGCGAACTCTGTGAAAGAAGCGCAAGAAATTTATGAAAAGACGAGAGAAACCTTTGGGCAAATATCTATGAATATAAGAGATTGGTTATCAAATAATAAGGAATTTCTTGATCTTGTGCCTTCAGAGCAGCAAGCAAAACatgaaaatacagtaaaaattctTGGATTGTCGTGGAACGTGAAAAGGGACACCGTGAAATTAAGAATTACTGATCAACACTTTGACAAAGATGCACCAGTCAACACTAAGAGGAAGGTACTTCGTACTTTAGCCCGGATCTACGATCCATGTGGTTTCATTTGCCCATTAACCTTACCATTGAAGGTGTTGTTTCGGAGCACCtgtgatcaaaaacataaatgggaCACCAACCTACCGGATGACTTGGTGCAGTCCATGCAGGAAATATTGAACGTAataaaaacagcagtaaatCTGGAATTGCCGAGATGTGTAACAAATGTCAATCCAGAGCTAGAGACAACATACCAGTTACATGGGTTTTCTGATGCCTCAAAGGCTGGATATGCTGCTGTTATTTATCTAACAACAAGAAGCAACCAAGGCACATCAATCTCATTCTTAATGGGAAAGTCTAGGATAGCCAAAGGTGAAGACACAAGTGAACTTCATATCCCGAAATTAGAGCTACTGGGTTTGCTCATAGCAAGTAGACTCTTGAAATATGTGAGAGAGAACCTATCTCTTCCAATAAGCAAGGAAATGTTGTGGACCGATAGTTTGGTCGTACATGGATGGATGCGGTCAGATAAATTGTTACCGCCCTTTGTATCAAACAGAGTAGAAGAGATCAGAAAAAACCAAATGGGAGCAGAGTTGTACTATATCAACACTAAAATGAACCCAGCTGATGTTGCCACAAGGCCTGACAGATGGAGTCAATCCAAGGAACTTTGGTTTAATGGTCCCACATTCTTAAAAGAGGATGAGACAATGTGGCCTACAGATAGATACTATATGAACCATATGACAGTCCTTTCTGTTGCGGAGGGCCTGGACCAGAGTGGACACAGTAGCATACCGGAAACTGATGATGGTCCAGGAAATGAGCCAAGAACTGTTGAAGCAAATGATAACCAACAGATGGAAATTGAAGACCAAATCGACCAGttgacaaacaataatttaagtgACGACATTCCAGAGATTTACTCAGTACAGGACACACCACCTTCACTGAACTCGGCAGCTAGTACTATAGCAGAAATAAAGAAACTGCAAAAACTTCATTTCGCCAACGAGATTGCAGGAAAGGTAACACATCTGACTAGAAATCTTGGACTGTTTCTAGATGTGGATGGTGTACTGAGATGTCAAGGACGAATGGTCAACACCACATGGAATTATGATATGAAACATCCTATATTGCTTCCCAGAGACTGTGAATTCACAAAAAGGATAATCAAGGAAACTCATGAAAGCAATTATCATGTTGGCACTACACATACTCTTAGTCTCATTAGAGAGAAGTACTGGATTCCACAAGGTAAACGTCAGGTGGAACGAGTGATCTCGAGATGTCAGCGGTGTGTCAAACACGGCGGTGGCCCTTATCGTCTGCCAACTGCGCCTGATCTACCTACTGAAAGAGTGAACTATAGCACACCATTCACGTACTGTGGAGTAGATTATTTTGGACCTCTTTATGTGAACACCCCAACTGGCAAACAGAAAAGGTGGGTTGCCCTATTCACTTGTTTAGCTGTTCGAGCCATTCATCTTGAGATTGTTAACAACTTGACTGCAGAAGAATGTCTCCTGGCACTCAGAAGATTTGCTGCTACTAGAAACACACCACAAAGACTGTATTCAGACAATGCCACATGTTTCAAACTAACATCTGAAGTTGTTAGTAAGCCATATTGCATTGAAAAGGGAATTGAATGGAGGTTTATACCTCAGCTGGCTCCGTGGCATGGTGGATTCTATGAACGACTGATAGGTGTAGTGAAGCATTCTCTAAAGCGCACTCTCGAAAAGCACCTTCTCGGAGACAGCAAGCTGTTAACTGTGTTAAAAGAAGTAGAAGCTGTAGTCAACTCAAGACCACTTACTAAAATTGGAACCGAAGTGATCCACATATTAAGACCAGCCGATTTCCTAAGCCTGGGGAAATGCTTAACTTTGACTCCAGCAATGAACAGTGTTTGTACGGTAGACAGTTCCAAACTTCAAGTTAATCTAATAGAAAGCTGGAAGAAGGGTCTGATAATCCTAGAGgaatttaagaaaatattcaTGGCACAGTACCTGACGAGTCTGAGGGAGAGATACCAAAACTCTCCTAAACAACCAAGAACTGTCTCTGATTGCGAACCTAAACTAGGGGACATCGTTCAAATAAAATCAGATCTAAAAAACCGCGAGTTATGGAAAGTCGGGAAGATAGCAGAGCTCATAAGGAGTGCAGATGGTAAACATAGGGTCGCTAAAGTTAAAGTTGGAGACTCCATAATGACTCGGTCTGTAGGTCATCTCTACCCGCTAGAGACTGAAACAGATGACTCTCCACAAACTGGAGCGACTGAGGAGGAACAAACTGCACCACCTCTAGACACGCCAATTGAGTATTTGGATCTGGATGCTGCCCCGAGCGCAAGCGATAGCATACAGCCACCACAAACCAATCCAGTACCTGAGAATCATGACGAGGTAGTCGCTGCTGAGGAAGTAATGAATGTGCAAGAATCTATGATGGATACTGAGACATCAAGATCTGAGGAAGTTACTTCCAACCCTGACAGTATCCTGCCGGGAACTAGAACTAAGAGGGACGCTGCTATACGAGCCAGAGAGAAAATCCTGGAGTGGACGCGTCACCTGCTCACACTACTGCAATAA
- the LOC134648083 gene encoding long-chain fatty acid transport protein 4-like — translation MLIVGAAVIAACAVCLFYGFLSTLTFSVSLVLVYVALFHWRWCYVALRTAPRDIAALICYIKLLWLTRQLTKKNWTIPDAFHETVGRHPNKPCFLYQDEVWTFKEVEDFSLRVTAVLRAQGVKKGSVVGVLMSNCPQLPSTWLGAARLGAVCPLINTNQRGNALIHSVNVANCDVVIFSEEYQTAIQEVVGQLSPSLKLFKFVHRPLNTAHPEAKASGDQVPDLTSLLETTPPAPWALADADGFHGRLLYIYTSGTTGLPKAAVISSSRFVFMAAGLHYLGGITPDDTVYCPLPLYHTAGGVISVGQALLFGCTVAVKAKFSASQYFPDCIKYKATVAHYIGEMCRYVLATPPAPTDKQHSVRTIFGNGMRPQIWNDFVTRFNIKHVAEFYGATEGNANIVNIDSKPGAIGFVSRIIPRVYPIAIIKVDQETGEPIRDVNGLCQLAQPEEPGVFIGKISANNPARAFLGYVDKSASDKKIVTDVFAKGDSAFISGDILVADELGYLYFRDRTGDTFRWRGENVSTTEVESAVSRVADQRDAVVYGVEVPNTEGRAGMCGVVARDGGLDLARLAADLAKDLPAYARPVFLRVMPTMDMTGTFKMKKTDLQKEGFDPALVKKDKLYYLDSKLGRYLPLGSEEYEKIVKGQIRI, via the exons ATGTTAATCGTCGGGGCCGCTGTAATCGCGGCATGTGCCGTTTGTCTCTTTTACGGCTTTCTCTCGACTTTAACATTCTCTGTTAGTTTAGTGTTAGTGTATGTTGCTTTGTTCCACTGGAGATGGTGCTACGTCGCCCTAAGGACTGCCCCGAGGGATATTGC AGCCCTAATATGCTACATAAAACTGCTATGGCTGACGAGGCAGTTAACGAAGAAAAACTGGACAATTCCAGATGCATTCCATGAGACTGTGGGGCGTCATCCAAACAAACCATGCTTTCTATATCAAGATGAAGTGTGGACTTTTAAGGAG GTGGAAGACTTCAGCTTGCGCGTGACTGCCGTGCTGAGAGCGCAAGGCGTAAAGAAGGGCAGCGTAGTGGGCGTCCTGATGAGTAACTGCCCCCAACTGCCCAGCACCTGGCTGGGGGCGGCCCGGCTCGGCGCCGTCTGCCCGCTCATCAACACTAATCAGCGTGGCAACGCGTTAATACACTCCGTCAACGTCGCTAATTGCGATGTGGTCATATTCTCAGAGGAATATCAAACCG CAATTCAAGAGGTAGTAGGCCAATTGAGTCCATCACTGAAATTATTCAAGTTTGTTCACCGGCCCCTCAATACCGCCCACCCTGAGGCCAAGGCGAGCGGCGACCAGGTCCCTGACCTGACGTCTTTACTGGAGACCACGCCGCCTGCTCCGTGGGCCTTGGCTGATGCTGATGGCTTCCATGGAAGACTTCTATACATCTACACATCTGGTACCACTGGATTACCTAAGGCTGCCGTTATTTCAAGCTCCAG ATTCGTTTTCATGGCAGCGGGCCTCCACTACCTGGGCGGTATAACCCCCGATGACACCGTGTACTGCCCCCTGCCGCTGTACCACACCGCCGGAGGCGTCATCAGCGTCGGACAAGCGCTGCTCTTCGGCTGCACGGTGGCGGTGAAGGCCAAGTTCTCCGCCTCGCAGTACTTCCCGGACTGCATCAAATATAAAGCTACG GTGGCGCACTACATTGGTGAGATGTGCCGCTACGTGCTGGCGACGCCGCCCGCGCCGACCGACAAGCAGCACTCCGTTCGCACGATTTTCGGCAACGGCATGCGCCCTCAG ATTTGGAATGACTTCGTGACACGGTTCAACATCAAACACGTTGCTGAGTTTTATGGAGCCACCGAAGGGAACGCTAACATTG TGAACATCGACAGCAAACCCGGGGCGATTGGCTTCGTGTCCAGGATCATTCCGAGGGTGTACCCGATCGCGATCATAAAGGTCGACCAGGAGACTGGCGAGCCCATCCGGGACGTTAATGGACTTTGTCAG TTAGCGCAGCCCGAGGAGCCGGGCGTGTTCATCGGCAAGATATCGGCCAACAACCCCGCGCGCGCCTTCCTGGGCTACGTCGACAAGTCCGCCTCCGACAAGAAGATCGTCACGGACGTCTTCGCCAAGGGAGACTCGGCGTTCATCTCCG GTGATATCCTAGTGGCAGACGAGTTGGGCTACTTGTATTTCCGAGATCGTACCGGGGACACGTTCCGCTGGCGCGGCGAGAACGTCAGCACCACCGAGGTGGAGTCCGCCGTGTCGCGCGTCGCCGACCAGAGGGACGCTGTTGTTTACGGAGTCGAG GTTCCGAACACGGAGGGCCGCGCGGGCATGTGCGGCGTGGTGGCCCGCGACGGCGGCCTGGACCTGGCGCGGCTGGCCGCCGACCTCGCCAAGGACCTGCCCGCCTACGCCCGCCCCGTCTTCCTGCGCGTCATGCCCACCATGGACATGACAG GTACATTTAAAATGAAGAAAACTGACTTGCAGAAAGAAGGTTTCGATCCCGCCCTAGTGAAAAAAGACAAGCTTTACTACCTCGACTCGAAGTTGGGCCGATACCTACCGCTAGGCTCGGAAGAGTATGAGAAAATTGTGAAAGGGCAAATAAGAATATGA